A window of the Bombina bombina isolate aBomBom1 chromosome 3, aBomBom1.pri, whole genome shotgun sequence genome harbors these coding sequences:
- the LOC128652072 gene encoding aquaporin-5-like yields MRNEICSLAFVRAVFAEFLATLLFVFLGCGSALNWPSSLPSVLQISLAFGLAIGTLVQTFGHVSGAHINPAVTISFLVGSHISILRATFYIIAQLVGAIAGAGILYGVVPPSIRGNLAINAVSNGTSGQAFAVELILTFQLVVCIFASTDSRRNDNVGSPALSIGLSVTLGHLLGIYFTGCSMNPARSLGPSAVTGDFSDHWVFWIGPIVGGVLASLMYNYLLFPYNRSVSDKIAILKGTYEPEEEAWENKQEHKRQSVELYSAHPLPKATEKF; encoded by the exons ATGAGGAATGAAATCTGTTCCCTGGCATTTGTCCGGGCAGTGTTTGCAGAGTTTCTTGCCaccttattatttgtatttttgggATGTGGTTCAGCACTCAACTGGCCATCATCTCTTCCAAGTGTCCTTCAGATTTCGTTAGCCTTTGGCCTTGCTATTGGTACCCTTGTACAAACTTTTGGACATGTTAGTGGAGCCCATATAAATCCAGCTGTCACTATATCATTCCTCGTTGGGTCCCATATTTCCATTTTGCGTGCCACATTTTATATTATTGCTCAACTTGTGGGGGCAATAGCAGGAGCGGGTATTTTGTATGGAGTTGTTCCACCAAGCATCAGAGGCAATCTAGCCATAAATGCG GTGTCTAATGGGACCTCAGGACAAGCATTCGCTGTTGAACTGATATTGACGTTCCAgcttgttgtttgtatttttgcttCAACGGATAGCAGAAGAAATGACAATGTAGGATCACCAGCTTTATCAATTGGACTTTCTGTTACTTTGGGACACCTTTTGGGG ATCTACTTCACTGGGTGTTCCATGAATCCTGCCCGATCTTTGGGACCCTCTGCTGTAACTGGAGACTTTAGTGATCATTGG GTATTTTGGATTGGACCCATTGTAGGAGGAGTTCTGGCATCTCTCATGTACAACTATCTGCTTTTTCCATACAACAGAAGCGTCTCTGACAAAATTGCCATCCTTAAAGGTACATATGAGCCAGAGGAAGAGGCATGGGAAAACAAACAGGAGCATAAAAGGCAGTCTGTGGAGTTATACTCTGCACACCCACTGCCCAAGGCCACCGAGAAATTCTGA